One genomic segment of Rhizobium gallicum bv. gallicum R602sp includes these proteins:
- a CDS encoding efflux RND transporter periplasmic adaptor subunit — translation MTSRKKRWALVGAGIGLVASVSAAAIVFELPMGTAATAASAPAQAPAVPVTVSVVASRDVTTWEEFSGRLEAVDRVQLRSRVAGAIQSVHFREGALVKAGDLLFTIDPAPYQAAVSQAEGQVASAEAKVSLAQIELERGRRLSDSRTISQSDMDQRQSAFTEAQAGLRTAQAALQSAQLDLGYTEVRAPVSGRVGKLEITAGNLVAAGSASPALTTLVSIDPIYASFNASEEMVTKALSQLPANDSAVRALEQIPVEVGTLADEGTPIKGKLQLVDNQVDAASGTIGVRAVFDNPGGKLIPGQFVRVRMGQPKAENKILVSERAIGTDQDKKFVFVVDGENKVSYRPVQLGRASEGLRVIESGLNPGEKIVVNGLQRIRPGAVVEPQMEEKVAAK, via the coding sequence ATGACGTCCAGAAAGAAGCGCTGGGCCCTGGTGGGCGCTGGCATAGGGCTTGTTGCGTCTGTTTCAGCAGCTGCCATCGTTTTTGAATTGCCGATGGGCACGGCTGCAACGGCTGCTTCCGCCCCTGCACAAGCTCCCGCTGTGCCGGTGACGGTTTCCGTCGTCGCAAGCCGTGATGTGACCACCTGGGAAGAGTTCTCGGGCCGTCTCGAAGCGGTCGACCGAGTTCAGCTACGCTCCCGCGTTGCGGGCGCCATCCAGTCAGTCCACTTTCGCGAAGGTGCACTGGTGAAGGCCGGCGACCTGCTCTTCACAATCGATCCGGCCCCTTACCAGGCGGCGGTTTCTCAAGCCGAAGGGCAGGTTGCCTCCGCCGAGGCCAAGGTCAGCCTGGCGCAGATCGAACTTGAGCGTGGCCGCCGGCTTTCGGATAGCCGCACGATCTCGCAGAGCGATATGGACCAGCGCCAGAGCGCCTTTACCGAGGCGCAGGCAGGGCTCCGCACCGCGCAGGCGGCGCTGCAGTCGGCTCAGCTCGATCTCGGCTACACCGAGGTCCGGGCTCCGGTTTCCGGCCGAGTGGGCAAGCTGGAGATCACCGCCGGCAACCTTGTTGCTGCGGGTTCGGCTTCCCCAGCGCTCACGACGCTCGTCTCGATCGATCCGATCTATGCGAGCTTCAACGCCAGCGAAGAGATGGTGACGAAGGCGCTGTCGCAGCTTCCGGCCAATGACAGTGCAGTCCGCGCCCTCGAACAGATCCCGGTCGAGGTCGGCACGCTTGCTGATGAAGGCACGCCGATCAAGGGCAAGCTCCAGCTCGTCGACAACCAGGTCGATGCTGCAAGCGGCACAATCGGAGTCCGCGCCGTGTTCGACAATCCGGGCGGCAAGCTGATCCCCGGCCAGTTCGTGCGCGTCCGAATGGGCCAGCCGAAAGCCGAAAATAAGATTCTCGTCAGCGAGCGTGCGATTGGCACCGACCAGGACAAGAAGTTCGTCTTCGTCGTCGACGGCGAGAACAAGGTCAGCTATCGGCCGGTCCAGCTCGGCAGGGCAAGTGAAGGCCTTCGCGTCATCGAAAGTGGTCTGAACCCGGGCGAGAAGATCGTCGTCAATGGCTTGCAGCGCATCCGTCCAGGTGCGGTGGTCGAGCCGCAGATGGAAGAGAAAGTGGCGGCCAAGTAG
- a CDS encoding alpha/beta hydrolase fold domain-containing protein produces the protein MTVQVKDMVLEKVGIGPVSARVYQGAEFGKGAPIVLFFHGGAFLESGIQAGIKASAVAESMAKAGAIVAIPDYNAPLGNVFPKPLEVGYSLFSYLANKRASGIGDRNSLLLIAGEEAGGNIAAGVALKARDHYADALDGQILISPLLDPFMGTSSIREADGIGMRQRWSEGWSHYLSGGGCHPYAAPCLCSRIAGVAPALIFTAEDDPLRDETVGYAARLKAAGVEVRQHILPAGGGWPSIYGGKTDGTSNWQENVSRQFTSFVQELSVQHQLH, from the coding sequence ATGACGGTGCAGGTGAAAGACATGGTGCTGGAGAAGGTGGGCATTGGCCCCGTTTCCGCGCGCGTCTATCAAGGCGCCGAGTTCGGGAAGGGGGCGCCGATCGTTCTGTTCTTTCACGGCGGCGCCTTCCTGGAATCGGGCATTCAGGCCGGCATCAAGGCAAGCGCGGTTGCTGAGAGCATGGCGAAAGCCGGTGCGATTGTCGCGATCCCCGACTACAACGCGCCGCTCGGTAACGTCTTTCCAAAGCCGCTGGAAGTCGGCTATTCCCTTTTTTCCTATCTTGCCAACAAGCGCGCCTCTGGCATTGGCGATCGCAACTCGCTGCTTCTGATCGCTGGCGAAGAGGCTGGCGGCAATATTGCGGCGGGCGTAGCGCTGAAGGCACGCGATCACTATGCCGACGCCCTCGACGGCCAGATTCTGATTTCGCCGCTCCTCGATCCGTTCATGGGCACGTCTTCCATCCGCGAGGCTGACGGCATCGGCATGCGCCAGCGCTGGTCGGAAGGATGGAGCCATTATCTCAGCGGCGGCGGCTGTCACCCTTATGCGGCGCCCTGTCTCTGTTCGCGCATTGCCGGCGTTGCGCCGGCGCTGATTTTCACGGCGGAGGACGACCCTCTGCGCGACGAGACCGTCGGTTACGCCGCCCGCCTCAAAGCGGCAGGCGTCGAGGTCCGCCAGCATATCCTCCCCGCCGGGGGAGGCTGGCCATCTATTTACGGCGGGAAAACGGACGGCACCTCGAACTGGCAGGAGAACGTCAGCCGCCAGTTCACAAGTTTCGTTCAGGAGTTAAGCGTTCAACACCAATTGCATTGA
- a CDS encoding LysR family transcriptional regulator translates to MDQLSAMRAFIRVVETGNFTRAADTLAMPKATITNLIQGLEAHLRTKLLNRTTRRVMVTTDGALYYERASQIVSELEELDGSLSNSQSLPSGRLRVEMAGAFADTIVVPALCDFYLKYPDIRIDLGVSDRTVDYLAENVDCALRAGTLADQSLIARRVSEIEMVTCASPRYIEKFGMPAHPQELESSHYGISYFRAQTGRTIPFEFKNGNEAFEVNPRYIVSVNDGRTFMSALTTGLGVGQTLRFMARSALARGELVQVLPEWKRDPLPLYVVYPPNRHLSNKVRVFVDWMVKLLADAKLNDA, encoded by the coding sequence ATGGACCAGCTCTCGGCAATGCGCGCCTTCATACGCGTCGTTGAGACGGGCAACTTTACACGGGCGGCCGACACGCTCGCAATGCCCAAAGCGACAATCACCAATCTCATCCAGGGCTTGGAAGCGCATCTGCGCACCAAGCTTCTCAACCGTACGACGCGGCGCGTCATGGTGACGACGGACGGCGCACTATATTACGAACGCGCCTCGCAGATCGTTTCCGAACTTGAAGAGCTCGACGGCAGTCTTTCCAACTCCCAAAGCCTTCCAAGCGGTCGCTTACGCGTTGAAATGGCAGGCGCTTTTGCCGACACCATCGTCGTGCCAGCACTTTGCGATTTCTACCTCAAATATCCCGATATCCGCATTGATCTCGGTGTCAGCGACCGCACCGTGGACTACCTTGCAGAAAACGTCGACTGCGCCCTTCGTGCCGGCACCCTCGCCGACCAATCGTTGATCGCAAGACGTGTATCCGAAATCGAAATGGTCACCTGCGCATCGCCCCGGTACATCGAGAAATTCGGCATGCCCGCGCACCCGCAAGAGCTTGAAAGCAGCCATTACGGCATCAGCTATTTCCGCGCACAGACCGGCCGCACAATCCCGTTCGAATTCAAGAATGGCAACGAAGCGTTCGAGGTAAATCCGAGATATATCGTTTCGGTGAATGACGGCAGAACCTTCATGAGCGCCCTCACCACCGGCCTCGGCGTCGGCCAGACGCTCCGTTTCATGGCCCGCAGCGCGCTTGCGAGAGGCGAGCTCGTCCAGGTTCTGCCGGAATGGAAGCGCGATCCGCTGCCTCTCTACGTAGTCTACCCGCCGAACCGGCACCTGAGCAACAAGGTACGCGTTTTTGTGGACTGGATGGTCAAGCTGCTTGCCGACGCCAAGCTCAACGACGCTTGA